Proteins encoded by one window of Streptomyces sp. ALI-76-A:
- a CDS encoding DUF5133 domain-containing protein — MLLPAKAEVARHLRRYRAWERMMLAAPADRRIRSTFEDSGHTLCALMGKRCAREAADAAERYLRSTPGTYLQQERGRPGPRAVPRRGPPTSDRRSPAGR, encoded by the coding sequence ATGCTGCTACCGGCCAAAGCCGAAGTGGCCCGGCACCTGCGGCGGTACCGGGCGTGGGAACGCATGATGCTCGCCGCCCCCGCCGATCGCCGGATCCGGTCCACCTTCGAGGACTCGGGCCACACGCTCTGCGCACTGATGGGCAAGCGGTGCGCGCGCGAGGCGGCGGACGCCGCCGAGCGCTATCTGCGGAGCACCCCGGGCACCTACCTCCAGCAGGAACGCGGCCGGCCCGGTCCGCGGGCCGTGCCCAGACGGGGCCCGCCGACGTCG